cccaccccagcctcagcttcccttcttgtaaaatgagagggtcggAGCAGGTGGCTCTGCGCCAGGGCATCCTTTGGCAGCGGCCGCAGTTCGGCCTCCAGCCTGCAGGCGGCGCTGTGGGATCCGCGCCGGCGCGCTCTGGGCCCGTGGCTCCTCTTGGCGACGTTGGCGACGTCGGCAGCGGCGGCGGGGGCGGGGCCTgaagcggcggcggcggcggtggctcCGTGTCCCCGCGGCCCGAGCTAGGGAGGTCGGGGCGGAGGCCGGAGAGGCGGCGGGCGGCCATGTGGTTCATGTACGCGCTGAGCTGGCTGTCGCTGCTCATCCAGGTGGCCTTTGTCACCCTGGCCATCGGTGAGCGCCCCTGGGAGCGCCCCCCCCCAGTGGTGGTGTGGTGACCCCCCCCCGAGAGAGGCCCCCCCCGTGGTGGTGTAGGGATCCTCTGGGAGAGCCCCCCCGTGGTGGTGTAGGGACCCCCCACCAGAGAGGGACCCCCCCCCGTGGTGGTGTGGTGACCCCCCCCCCCGAGAGAGATCCCCGCCCCCCGTGGTGGTGtagggacccccccccccaccagagagggaccccccccccccgagagAGACCCCGCCCCCGTGGTGGTGtggtgaccccccccccccccgagagaGACCCCGCCCCCCGTGGTGGTGTAGGGACCCTCTGGGAGAGCCCCCCAGTGGTGGTGCGTGGAACCCCTAGGGAGAGACCGGGAGAGTCTCCCCCCCCGGGGGACCCTCAGAGCGGGAGCCCCCCCAGTGGGTAGTATGGGGACCCCCTGGGAAAGCCCCCCCAGTGGTGGTGCGGGGACCCCCTGGGGAGAGATCCAGACCGTGAGACCCCCGGGGGACCCTCATAGCGGGAGCCCCCCCAGTGGGTAGTATGGGATCCCCCTGGGAAAGCCCCCCTAGTGGTGATGCGGGGACCCCCTGGGGAGAGACCCAGACCGCAAGAcccttggggcactgagagggaCTCCTAAAGTACTGTGGGGACGCCCATAGCAAGAGTCCCTCCGTGGTGGTGTGGGGACCCCCCTGGGGAGAGATCCAAAGTGGGAGACCCCCAAGGGACCCTCATAGCGGGAGCCCCCCAGTGGGTAGTGTAGGGATCCCCTGGGAGAGACCCCCCAGTGGTGGTGTGAGGATCCCCTAGGGAGATCCTCAGACCGTGAGACCCCCGGGACACTGAGGGGGACCCTCATAGTAAGAGCCCCCCCACTGGTGGTGTGGGGACGCCTTAGGGAGAGCTCCAGACTGAGAGACCCCCAGTGTTATGGAGATCCTGGAGACTCGGTATGCTTCCAGGACCGAGACTTTGGGGAACCCCCAGTGTGCTGCGTGGGGGGGGGGATCCCCATAGTGAGAGACACCCCCAGCGTACTGTGGGAAGCACAGGAAGACCCCAGACCAGgggacctcccctcccccttaggatcctgggagCCTATCTCCCCAGTGCCCTTCCCCCATTTCTATGGCCTCCAGCCCCCAGAGTGGTCAGAGCCCCTTCCAGTACGCCAGGGCGCCCCCGCCCCAGCCCTCCGTGGGGAGAGCCCCCCCTCCCCGTGCACAGCGGGACCCCCTCCAGGATGCCCTGCCTCTTCCTCCCAGCCTGGATCCCGGAgaccctccccctcttccttctccctccctcctcttccctttctccccccttcctctcctcctctccttttctccctccctcctccttcctcttcctctcttcttctccttccttctcttgttccctccccttctccaccttcctttctcctctctgcctccctctcccctcctccctcctcttcatcccatcccttccccttccccctccttccccctctcttccccctccccccttccccctcctttcccctccttccccctttttccccCACCCCGATCTGGGGTCCTGACCCTACCCCTCCTCCTAGGTGGGACTCTCCCCTCCTATAGTAGAAGTCTCAGGCTCCCCTCACATACCGAGGTTTACCACCTTTCTAATAGCACCAGGCCCTGCCTGACCCTGGGACCCCCCTCCAGGCCTCAGTGTGTACCATGGACCCCTCCCCATTCATACCACACGATCTTCCCACCTGTCTCGGGAGCGCTCTCCCCCATATACTAGAGGacccctccctctgcctccctcccgCTGCCCGGGAGGACCCTCTCTCCCAATGACAGGCTCCCCTCAGTGATCTGGGCAGGGAGGGCCCGGCCCTTCCTCCTCCTagtcctcccttcccttcttccgcTGAGTGACTCTGATCCCGGCCGGCCTCAGGACCCCCTCCCCCGGCCTTCTCAGGCCTCTGGGGGTCTGGTTCAAGGCCCTCGGGGACCCTTTCAACTGCACCTCCtcggaggagaagggaagggtttGTGAGGAtggaaaagagttttaaaaaggaCAGATCGAGGGAGTTCTCTCTGGGGGAGAAAACTTGGAGGGTGAGGGgatctcttttgggggggggaagaagaaggagggggggCTTTGGCACCAGGAAGGATCCCAGCtggggggggttgggggaagaggatggggaggagggagagaggagggagttgGGAGGAGAGTCCCTGTGAAAGTCCAGGGCAGGTTTCTGCGGCAGAGCCTCTAAAGAAGGGGCCAGGGGAGTCTTCAGGAATTGATGGAAGGACTCCTGAAAAAATGCCAGAGCAAACTTCAGTTCCCCCGACCGGGGTGGGGTGCATGGAAGCATTCCAGGGTAGActtgggtgggaagagaagaagccCTAGCTGGGCAGGGTGAGTTCGGGGCCAGGTCCCTGCAGCCCTAGAGAGGCCGGGCAGGAGTCTCCAGGGGGCAGAGAATGTGAGGATGCTGGCGGGCAGTCCTCCAGGTCTGTTCTAGGTGTGGGTGCCCCCAGCTCCCCTTCACTGGTGGGGCTTGTTCACGGACTGGGAATGTATTGTGTATCATGGCACCTctttctgggggagggggaaggtccGAGCCCCAGAGGTGGGGGCCGGCCTGAGGCTGAGCTTGCTGGGACTGTGGACCTCTGTGTCACATTGGCGAGCTTAAAGAGGCCCATCAGGAGGCTTGGGGCTGGGAGGGCCTGGCTCGGTCCTCCCACACAGCCTTGACCAGATGTGTTGGGGGTCACTCTGTATCAActggggagatgaggaggaagcacCTCCTGCCTTTGGAGATGGGCCCCTGCTCTGCTGCTGCTGGGCTTAGGGAGTCTCTTGGGGCCCTCGGGAGGGTCAGTGATTGCCCAGGGCATCCCAGCCAGTCTGTGTCAGgtgctggacttgaacccaaggccAGCTCCAGCTCCACTTCACCCAAGGCATGCATGTTGGTCTGGCCTCAGGCCCGTGACTCCATGGGTGTGGGATGTCTCCTTCACTGATGGGTGGTACGAGGGGATGGCCGTGGCTGTGGAAAAGGGGTCTGCTGAGGGGCTTGGTTGACACTTTAGTTTTACTTAATTAGTTTCCCTCGTCCTGCCCTCAGTTCTTTGTTAAAAGTGTTTCCACGTGAGCAGTGGCTTGTGGCAGGAACTATAAGTTCGGAAATGAAAGGGATTAAGAAAAGATGGCAGTAAAATCTTCAGCAAGACCACTCTAGAGCACCGCAAGTTCAGGTGGCTTGTCTGTGGTCATGTACCCAATGTGTGCcgggctggatttaaactcaggtctccctagtTCCAAGGCGGGCCGTCCATTACCCAGAGGAGTAAATAATCATTATCATTTAGCATCATTCCAGCTTCTTCTTACTCAGGGCCCTTTATTTTCTGAAAAGTCATATGATTGTGCTTCTTCGTGCAGAGCGCTCCAGCCTCCTCTACCCCCATATTTTGAGCAGGTATTTTATAGATCTGGGCATACAGTTGTAtgaccagaagaaaagcctgtcTAAGGTCAGTTTTGAGGAATATGTTGATGAGGGAGTCAATGTTTGTGGGAGAGTGGGAGGCAGGCCCTGGCACCGTGGGGGAATCCTGGCATCAGACTGATGGGCTGACATGGGGGACGTTCACCCTGGACTGAGGGCCGGCTTGGATGGGTCAGACTTTGTGTTGTTGGAGAGAAAGGTCATGGACCCATTGGATTGTTAGGAATTGGGTGGAGCGAGAAGTACTTCCTGAAAGGTGGACCTGTTTCCTGCTGAGGATTTAGGGGACGGTTGGGacaggaatggagggaggaggtgagggtgTTCTTGAGTTCACCAGAGGAGGGGGCTCACCTAAGGACTGGTTCTCAGACCCTGGAAAGTCGTTTCTGGGTTGACTCCTTGGCTTtgtgggaagaaggagggaagccAGTCCTGTGGTGTGACAGTGTGATTGTTGGCGCTGAATTGCGCTGTCTCTGACCTAGGACAAGTCTTTTGCCTCTCAGTAGCTTCATCTAGAGGGGAGGTGTTGAGCTAGGGGCGTTGACCATCACTAGGCTCCCTTCCAGGCCTGTCCACTGTCAGGAATGTCCAAGAGCCTGGGAAGAGCCATTGCCCTCAGACATGCGGGCATTGATCAGGTTCTCCAGAGAAGTTTGGCCTTCAGGGCTGACAGACTAAGGGATCGGATTGTGTAGGAGTGAGGGACCCTGCTAAGGTGGGTGCTTGGGTGAACCAAGAGAGGCCAGCAGGGCCTTGGTCAGCACAGGAGGCTGGAGGCTGGTGACCATCACTCACAGGCACAGGTCAAGATCTCACTGTCATGGGATCCTGTGAAAGGAGTGGGCACACACAGGGCTCCCGGCCAGCCAGCCTAGCTCTCTCCTGCCTCTTCTTTCCAGCGGCCGGACTCTACTACTTGGCTGAGCTGATAGAAGAGTACACAGTGGCCACCAGTCGAATCATCAAATACATGATCTGGGTAAGGGGCCTGCCCTCTCCCGCTCCCCTGGGTCATTTTCCTGGGCCTTCTAGCCAAAGGCCACCCTGTCTGCCCGGGGATGTCGCTTGGTAACTTGCTGGTCTGATAGAGCCTGTGCTCCCAGGTTCAGGGAAGGGAGGGATCTGTGAATGCAGGGGGCTCTGCTCTGCCACGCAGCACCTTGGAAGCTCACTGCCTGCCTGGGgcctcggcttcctcatctgtcacatgatTCTAAGGCCCTCTCCAGGGAAGTGTTTAGACCAGGATTGGCTGGTGATGGGGGAGATGGGACCTCCCGGTCTCTCCGGGCCCTTCTCACCCATGCACAAAGAACTGTCAGATTCTAGAGTGAGCGTTGTAGTGTGGAGAGATACAGATCCTTCCTGGGATGCTCTGAGCTTcatctccctgggccttggtctccccatctgtaaattgaagggcTGGGCTCAATGGCCACCGAggccatcccttccagctctagagctatggtCCTGTGATCTTACAAAGTTCAGttcttcaaatctggtctcagacacttgacacacttactagctgtgtgacgttgggcaagtcacttaaccccaattgccctacctttccctctccaaaaaaaaaacaaaaacaaaaaagaacaaagttcaGTTCAGCTCCCCCCAAATCGCCCTTTTGACTAgttccctcccctacccctagATCCTTAGTAGAATGGGGGGGGCGGCAGTCTGTCTGCAGACCTACACTGGGAAGtgtgcagatcgaagcacaccGAGCCCAGAAGGAGCAGGGCAGGACAGGGCAGGGCAGTGGAGACCAGAGGATTTGCCCGGTCCTGAGGAGGACCCAGCATGGGGGGAGGATAGGGGCAGGGTCTGGAGGAGAGGCGAATCCTGAGCCTCctgtgtttgtctcagttttccacAGCCGTGCTGGTTGGCCTCTACGTCTTTGAGCGGTTCCCCAGCTTCCTGATTGGCACGGGCCTCTTCACCAACCTTGTCTACTTTGGCCTCCTTCAGACTTTCCCTTTCATCATGCTGACCTCGCCCAACTTCATCCTTTCTTGTGGTGAGTATGGGTGGACCATGGCCTAATGGAAAAGGCCCAGGGGTTGCCCTCCCCTGATTGGCCTGGCTCTTCTATTGGCATTATCTTGGCAGGGCCATAGAGCAAGAGCAGGCCTCACAGTCAGAGAATTCTTAGGCTGATTGGGGCAAGCCCAGCCCTGAGGGAGGGTCAGGCTAAGGAGGAGAAGGGGCACTCTCAACAGAAGTagaggggcaggagagagatGGTGTAAACACAGATTGGAGTGGACCGAGGgagggcttcctggaagaggtcaGGAGGATTGTGGCCTGGCCAGCAAGAGACATCAAGGTAGGCCTGAGACCCAGGGCAGCCTGATATGAGGCCCTTCCCTCCCTGCagagggagggtgtgtgtgtgtgtgtgtgtgtgtgtgtgcgcgcgcacgcgcgcgcgctcGAGCCTGTCCACTGAGGCTGCTCGCCTTCCTGCTGTCAGGGGTCTCCATCTGGCCAAGGATCAGGAGCACTATTAGCAGTCACCTCTTcctatttttaactctttttcaAAAGTGATGTAATTTTTGTTCCATTGAGTTCCGAGttgtctccccttccctccctctccaccgtgctctagagaaggccaacatttgacagAGATCTGTATGTGGAGCCACCTGGTAGGGCCTTCCACATGTCAGTcctttccctggaggtggatagcgttttccagCATCAGTTGTTCATAGGTGGTTTGAATGATTATTTTATTCAGAATGGCTCAGTCATTCACagtattctttgaacaatattgctgttactgcatacgacgttctcttggttctgctcgttaTTTACAGCGCAGTAGTATTCCACCTATTTTAACCCTTAAGAACAGACACCTTAAAGCATAATTGGCACATGGATAGGCTTTGGGGGCCCTGAGGGGTCCTGGGAAGACCAGTGGAGCGGGGGTCTCTGGTCACTGGCCTTGTTGTTgtctagctttgtgactttggccaaatcaCTGCTCCcgggggtctcagtttctctatctctaAAAATGGCTAAAAGAATCTCAGCTTGAAAGGGCTCTCTTTTTCTGGTGAGGATGATAGATGTGCAAATGTGAAGCCCTAGGCACATGAGGGTGGTGTTCTCATGGTTATCGCTTAGGCAGCACCTTCCAGGAACTGAAGAGGAGTATCCACCAGAAGGCAGTGGGGAGCCCCACAGTGTGAGCAGCCTGCAGCGATGGATAATAAGGGAACTGAATGTTAGAGAAGGAAAGTGGGCTGGAAATATGAATGAGAGGCAGCCTGAGTGGCCGCCttggtgagaaagagggagaaagtgaggaaggccttCATCGAATCAGGGGCCAGACTTCTTGGAGGGGCCCGGTATAGGCATCCACATCACTGGAGGGCAGTCCTTAATTGAAGAGATCCCAGGTCTGTTGGAGTATTGAATCTTGAGTATGAATTATTGTGGATGGCCCTGGTTCTGACAGGGATTGATTGGGATTTCTTTCCCTAGGaagttcctttttcttcttcctgtggAAGGGTCACCATGGCCAGCCCTTTCTGTCCTAGGGTGGGCATTAGAGGAAGGAGCTGGTCAGTGGCCCATAGACACAACTAGAGCAGCACTCCTGAAATGGCTGTGCCTTGGGTGCGAGGATGCAGGCCCAAAGGGGAATTCAGCTGCTCCCTTTGGAAAGGGTCCATGACCTCCCTCAGACCCTTAGAACCTTCCATGGTATACAGGGAGGGGCTTCCCTCTTTGAATCTCTTGGGAATCGTTGTGATTTTCTGTATCAATCAGGAAACTTGACCTTTGACTCATAGCTAGGGCTGTAAAGCCTTCTCTGCTGAGAGACAGATGAGTGATAGCTTGGAGAGGCTTCCCTTCCCGGCTTGGCTTCTCCGTTCCTGTCCCTAGGAAGGGCATCTTCAGACAACGAGGCTTGATTTGGGGGGATCCTGTTGGGTGAGTTCAAGGATCATCTGTTCCTGTTTCTGCTTTGGCTGTACCAAGGTGGTTTGGGCCCCCAGGACACCAGGAAGGTTGAGTAGACCAGGGCTTCTCCCTCCAGGGATGAGTTTGGGAGCTACCAGGAGGCTGCAACAACCATTTGGTGGCCACAGTCTAGAACTTCAGAGTTTGGGAAGGAGGGTCTGGCTTCCTCTTTTTGGCCCTTTCAAACCTGTTGCAGTGGGAGTGGATCCCTTTTTTGAAGAAAGCAGTTCTCCAAATTGGAAATTCAAATTTCAAATTGAAATTTTGTTGGGAGCTGAGAGGTTTTAGGCCTGCAACATTTATTGGGTTTTTCTAGTCTGTAAACTCATTCTCTTATAAAGACccctgagagaagagaagagtatTTACCCCCCAAAATCGACAAGCAGCAAGATTGACAATATATTGGATTTATATAAAACATCTCTGTAGTTGCTGTaccatttattatttaattttgccCCCACAATAGAGATAGAGCATGCTTGATTTTTCCTGTTTTAGAACTGGGAGACAGGCCCAGAAGAGGTGAGCGTCTCATCCACAGGTTCCAATATACGATCATGGAGAGACGGTTGCCCTTGAAATCAAGCAGCCTGGGTtttcagtcctggctctgcctcttgtcagctgtgtgactgagcaagaACCACCATGTCTTGGAGCCTCTCTCAATTGTTGTGGCCCCTTCAGTCCACTGACCCTGGCAGGGAGGTCAGAATGCCCCCCATGATGTCCAGATT
This region of Trichosurus vulpecula isolate mTriVul1 chromosome 3, mTriVul1.pri, whole genome shotgun sequence genomic DNA includes:
- the TEX261 gene encoding protein TEX261, which translates into the protein MWFMYALSWLSLLIQVAFVTLAIAAGLYYLAELIEEYTVATSRIIKYMIWFSTAVLVGLYVFERFPSFLIGTGLFTNLVYFGLLQTFPFIMLTSPNFILSCVLVVVNHYLAFQYFAEEYYPFSEVLAYFTFCLWLIPFAFFVSLSAGENVLPSTVQPGDDVVSNYFTKGKRGKRSGILVVFSFIKEAILPSRQKIY